The genomic interval GTCATTGGTATCACGGAAGAAAAGTCGACAAGCTCTGTCTTTGGCTCCCAATTTGGCAGCCTGGTTGTCCTACCGTTTGCCGATGCCACGGCGCTCAATAAAGGTAAAGAGTCTATCAATCGCATCATTGTGAAGGCGGTCAACTCTGAGCAAGTGGCGCCAGTGAAAGAGCGGGTGCACACAACCATGCTGGCACTCCACAACGGTGAAGAAGATTTCTCCGTGTTGACCCAGAAAGACATCCTCAGCCTTTTCGATCAGTTCTTAAACTTGGCTACGGCATTAGTGTCTGCCATTGCTGCCATCTCCCTTATTGTGGGGGGTATCGGCATTATGAACATTATGCTGGTTACCGTGACTGAGCGGACACGGGAGATTGGGTTGCGGAAGGCAGTAGGCGCAACCCGTGGCGCTATCCTTGTGCAGTTCCTTACGGAGGCTATTGTGGTGACCTTGGTAGGTGGCTTGATTGGTTTAGGGATATCCATGTCCATTGGGGCGGTAGTGGCTGCCCAGACACCGCTTACACCAGTTTTCAGCATTCCTGTACTTGCCACTGCATTTGGTATATCAGTAGTGATAGGTGCGGTATTTGGCATTTGGCCTGCCCTCCGCGCGGCACGAAAAGACCCCATTGAGGCGTTGCGCTACGAGTAAAAGCACCTTTGCTGTTGACTCCGTTCAACAGGCTCCCGTACACTAGAGAAAAGGGAGGACCTATGTTCGTAACAGACATTGAGCGGTTGGGACTTACCGAGAAGGAAGCCAAGCTTTACCTGACCAGTCTTCGGATTGGGCCAGTCAGCATGCAGACGCTTGCTGCCAAGGCAAAGATTGACCGGGGAACGGCGTACCACGTGGCGAAAACATTGGGGCAGAAGGGGTTGTTTGGCCAGGTTGA from Verrucomicrobiia bacterium carries:
- a CDS encoding helix-turn-helix domain-containing protein, with product MFVTDIERLGLTEKEAKLYLTSLRIGPVSMQTLAAKAKIDRGTAYHVAKTLGQKGLFGQVEGGKRPLFSVTNPQLFYDYVAEQKKQADEHFSAMERMIDDLKSLHSLHAGQ
- a CDS encoding ABC transporter permease, which translates into the protein MLDNIRSAFASIWGNKVRSLLTMLGVVIGVTSVTTLVAMGQGLKNDVASLVDGLGTNIVAVTAGKIDTSGGQQANPAAFISGDVLTRADVEGIRKLEGVASVAPLGLIPGSVKVGEKAAAPTIAGTDANFLETVDILTVKEGRMFAADDRSVALLSKGVAEQLFDQGTALNQQVTIGTATFTVIGITEEKSTSSVFGSQFGSLVVLPFADATALNKGKESINRIIVKAVNSEQVAPVKERVHTTMLALHNGEEDFSVLTQKDILSLFDQFLNLATALVSAIAAISLIVGGIGIMNIMLVTVTERTREIGLRKAVGATRGAILVQFLTEAIVVTLVGGLIGLGISMSIGAVVAAQTPLTPVFSIPVLATAFGISVVIGAVFGIWPALRAARKDPIEALRYE